GGGTTTGATTTATCAGACCTATCTGGTGAGGCGGGTCATGCTTAATCGAGTTCTCTACTAATGAGTGAGTTAACTACAGTCATGGCTTTTGACTACGGCACTCGTCGCGTTGGTGTTGCAGTAGGCAATTCAGTGAGTAGAAGCGGTCAGGCATTAAAAACGATAGCCACTCCCAATATTGATGAACTGTTCCGTGAAATTGAAGGTCTTCTGAAGGAGTGGAGACCGAATCAACTGGTTGTTGGTCTTCCTATGCATCCTGATGGCACCGCACACGAGATGACTGCTAAAGCGAAGCGGTTTGGGAATCAGTTAAATGGACGCTTTAGCCTGCCTGTAGCTTGGGTGGATGAGCGTTATACATCAGCAGTTTTAGAGGGCAAACCCGAGATGCGGGACAATCTAGATGCGCAGTCCGCCGCCCTGATTCTGGAGCAATATTTTGCGGGTTAAGGCTTGAGAAGTTTTGATTGGTTAATACATAGTGTTGGAACTGAAGAATGAACGCTGAACCGTTATATAAAAAGCTATTAGAAAATTTACGCAAGAGGGCGCAGCACGGTCCTTTTGAGTTAGTCGGCTTAGCAATGGGTGGAGCATGGATCGCAGAACGCCTGGCAAAAGATTTGGGTTTGCCACACTTTGGTGTTATTAATGTTGCTTTCCATCGCGATGATTATGCTGAAAAGGGTATGACTGCATTGCGTACAGCTAGCACTATGCCTACTCACTTACCATTCGATGTCAACGGCGCCAGCGTCATTTTGATTGATGATGTTTTATTAACCGGCAGAACGCTTCGGGCAGCACTCAATGAATTATTTGATTTTGGTCGCCCAGCCCAAGTTGAGCTCATGGTGTTAGCTGATCGCGGTAAGCGCGAGCTTCCTGTCAGTGCAGATTTTGTGGCTGAGCACGTTCAAGTCCCTGAGCAACAAATTTTAGTTTTGGAAAAAGATGCGGCTGGCAATTTCAGCTTTCAGTTAGAGGAGCGAGTTTAATGAACCAATTTAATGCTGCCGGTGAATTAACCCACCTTCTCACATTGGAAGGCCTGCCAAAAGAGCAGATCCTGCATATTTTAGATACTGCCCAGCAGTTTGTAAGTGTGACAGATCCTTCTCGTGAAGTAAAAAAAGTTCCTTTATTGCGTGGAAAGAGCGTTTTTAATTTGTTCTTTGAAAACTCCACTCGTACTCGTACGACTTTTGAGATCGCTGCAAAACGTTTATCTGCGGATGTTATTAATTTAAACATCTCCACCTCTTCCACTGCCAAGGGTGAGAGCTTGCTGGATACGATTGATAATCTCGTGGCAATGCAGGCGGATATTTTTGTCGTGCGCCATAGCGTCTCTAAAGCGCCAATTGAAATTGCGAACCATGTACCTTCTCATGTGCACGTGGTGAACGCTGGAGACAGCAGTCATCAGCATCCAACCCAGGGTTTACTGGATATGTATACGATGCGCCACTTTAAGCAGAATTTCAAAGGCTTAAAGGTGGCGATTGTGGGTGACATTGTGCATAGCCGAGTTGCTAAATCCAATATCCATGCGCTAACTACTTTGGGTTGTGAAGATATCCGCGCAATCGGCCCAGAGAGTTTGTTGCCGAGCGATTTGAATATGCTCGGTGTGAAAGTTTTCCATTCGATGGAAGAAAGCTTAAAGGATGTTGATGTTGTAATGACTTTGCGTATTCAAAAAGAACGTATGGAAGCGGGTCAGGTTCCAGAAGGCGATGCCTTCTTCAAACAGTATGGCTTAACGCCTACACGTTTAGCACTCGCTAAATCTGATGCGATCGTGATGCACCCAGGCCCCATGAATCGTGGTGTTGAAATTGACTCTGCGGTAGCCGATGGACCGCAGTCCGTCATCCTCAATCAAGTGACCTTCGGTATCGCAGTGCGTATGGCTGTGATGTCGATCGTTGCCGGAAATTAATTGCTCAGCAGGAATACAGGGTGACTGTCGAACTTCCATTGGTGACTGATAAAAAGCGTTGGCTCATTTTGTCGCATGCTTTTAATATGGATGGTCGCGCTGCAAGCCTAACCATTACAGACAAAATCCCCTATTTTCTAGAGGCTGGTATAGAGCCAATCGTCTTTAGCGCTATCACCGGAATTAAAGATCAACGTTTTCCGCATTATCAATTTATTGCCTGGGGGCCTTCAGGCTTTCGTTTTGATTTTCGCCATTGGGTCGCTAATAAATTCGGCCGTGGCTTAATTTATAAGCTGAGCACTGGAACCATATCCATTTTGTTGGCACCCTTGATTGCAATTGAAAAACTATGCCTTGGTTATTCGAGTCAATGGTCTTGGTCACTTCCTGCCTTCTTGCATGCATATAGATTAATTCGTGCTGGTAAGGTAGATGTAGTGCTTTCAGTTGGTAGCGCATGGTCCGCTCACTTGGCTGGTGTCTGGCTGAAGAGGGCCACCGGTATTGAGTTGATCTCAGAGGTTCATGATCCCCTGGTAATTCGTAAAGACCCCAATGATCAAGGCTTTGAGAGGCCCAAGAACCGTGATGCAGGTTTTCGCCATTATTTAGAAAATCAACTAACGCGATTTTCTGACAAGGTATGGTGGTTTACAGATGGCGCCTTGCATTACGCTAAAGTGCGCAATCCCAATCTCAATACTCCACGCAATGCCCATGGCTTTGTGGTGACGCCAGGAGCTCAACCCCCTGGAAGCCTCGCTGCAAATCAAACCCATCAATACACCAATCAACTCAATCTATGCCACTTTGGTTCTTTGGCAAATGATCGATCTCTTTCAACCATCTTAAAAGCGTTGCTGCCTCTATTTGAAAAATACCCGCAAGCACGGGATTTGATTCGCGTACATGCCTATGGCGCCCTCTTAGACTCTTTGTCGATTGAAGCCATTCAAAAATATGGTTTTGAAGATGTTTTGCTGGCGCATGGTCGCCTTGAAGTTGATCCCGCAACTGGAAAGTCTGGGCGTCAGCGCGTAGCTGAAAAAATGCAAGAAGCTGATGTGCTAATTTTGTTGCACGGTAATGACGAGTGGTGTGCAGAGTACATTCCATCAAAATTTTATGACTACCTCTGGACTGGTCGACCTATCTGGGGCATTACCCATCGCAACCCCCAGTTAGACCAGATGCTGTTGGATAGGGGTACCTACTTAAGCGCAGAGGGTGATTCAGCTGGAATTTCGATGGCGCTTGAAAGAATTTGGTTAGACTGGCAGTCAAAGCAGTTAATTGAGCCGATTTGGAGGCCAATTGGCGTAGATCAAGCAGTAAAGACTATCTTGACCCAAGTCCAAAGCCGCACAAAATAATTATAGGAAGCTCGTTTGAAAGACTTCGTTCTCTATTGCAAATCTTATTCAAGGGATTTTCTGCGCCTCAAGCGCCTCTTGGAATCGGTTCAGCAATTTAATGCCGATCGCCTCGACTTCTATATCTCAACACCGAAAGCCGAAAAAGCATTACTGGAACAAGTGCTTGGAACAAGCGGCTATATTTGGGTAGCAGATGAAGATATCGTTGCTTCAAATCCTGGCGCTAACTTTGCAAAATACCAGGCGATGCCCGGCGGTTTATCGCAGCAAATTATTAAGTCTGAATTTTGGCGCCTTGGGTTTGCAGAAAATTATTTATGTTTAGATTCGGATTGCGTTTTTATTCGCAAGTTTTATAAGGCGGATTTCCTGGCGAATGATGGTGTGCCGTACACAGTGCTACATCAAAACAAAGAGCTTTTTCAGATTTCTACTAATCGTGGTCAAGAGAAGGTGGAGCGAGAGCTGCGACTTGAGGCGGAGCGCGTCAAGGCAGCATTTGATCGGAAGGGCCCTAATTTTTATTGCGCACCAGCCCCATTTATTTGGTCTGCAAAGGTGTGGCAATCTCTTGACGAGCAATACTTGCAACCCAAGGGCATCAGCTTGTGGGACTTCATTAGCCCGGAGCTACCTGAGACTTTGATTTATGGTGAGGCACTGCTCAAATACCGCGCTATTCCCATCATCGCGATTGAGCCACTATTTCGCGCTTATCACTATGACTGGCAATATTTCTTAATGAAGCGTTTAGGTGAGACTGAAGAAAAGCTTGCGCAAAATT
Above is a window of Polynucleobacter necessarius DNA encoding:
- the pyrR gene encoding bifunctional pyr operon transcriptional regulator/uracil phosphoribosyltransferase PyrR, with protein sequence MNAEPLYKKLLENLRKRAQHGPFELVGLAMGGAWIAERLAKDLGLPHFGVINVAFHRDDYAEKGMTALRTASTMPTHLPFDVNGASVILIDDVLLTGRTLRAALNELFDFGRPAQVELMVLADRGKRELPVSADFVAEHVQVPEQQILVLEKDAAGNFSFQLEERV
- the ruvX gene encoding Holliday junction resolvase RuvX codes for the protein MSELTTVMAFDYGTRRVGVAVGNSVSRSGQALKTIATPNIDELFREIEGLLKEWRPNQLVVGLPMHPDGTAHEMTAKAKRFGNQLNGRFSLPVAWVDERYTSAVLEGKPEMRDNLDAQSAALILEQYFAG
- a CDS encoding aspartate carbamoyltransferase catalytic subunit; the protein is MNQFNAAGELTHLLTLEGLPKEQILHILDTAQQFVSVTDPSREVKKVPLLRGKSVFNLFFENSTRTRTTFEIAAKRLSADVINLNISTSSTAKGESLLDTIDNLVAMQADIFVVRHSVSKAPIEIANHVPSHVHVVNAGDSSHQHPTQGLLDMYTMRHFKQNFKGLKVAIVGDIVHSRVAKSNIHALTTLGCEDIRAIGPESLLPSDLNMLGVKVFHSMEESLKDVDVVMTLRIQKERMEAGQVPEGDAFFKQYGLTPTRLALAKSDAIVMHPGPMNRGVEIDSAVADGPQSVILNQVTFGIAVRMAVMSIVAGN
- a CDS encoding DUF6492 family protein yields the protein MKDFVLYCKSYSRDFLRLKRLLESVQQFNADRLDFYISTPKAEKALLEQVLGTSGYIWVADEDIVASNPGANFAKYQAMPGGLSQQIIKSEFWRLGFAENYLCLDSDCVFIRKFYKADFLANDGVPYTVLHQNKELFQISTNRGQEKVERELRLEAERVKAAFDRKGPNFYCAPAPFIWSAKVWQSLDEQYLQPKGISLWDFISPELPETLIYGEALLKYRAIPIIAIEPLFRAYHYDWQYFLMKRLGETEEKLAQNYLGIIYQSAWESELNLGQSQKSAPSRLLKRLKRFGRYLQSYHL